The following DNA comes from Arcobacter cloacae.
TTTCCAATAATATCAAATAAGAAAAATGCTAAAAATGCAACAGAAAAAATCAAAGAAGTTAATGTAAACTTCTTAAATCTTTTTGCACTTGCATGCCTTGATTTTAAAGTTGGATCATAAAATGGATTATGTTGTTTAATTTTCTTTTTATTTTTAATCATAATGTATTCACTTTGTATTTTTCTTTAAATTTTCTAATAAGAGATAATGAAATCATATTAAGTACTAATGTAACTATAAATAACACCAATCCTAAAGCAAATGCTGAAAGTGTTTCAGGTGAATTAAATTCAAAATCTCCAACCAATGAATTTACAATTGTAACTGTAACAGTTGTCATATCTTCAAGTGGATTCCATGAAAGATTTGGTCGAAGTCCCGCTGCCATAACAACAATCATAGTCTCACCTAAAGCTTTTGAAAGTCCAAGTAATGATGCTGAAATAATCCCTGGCATAGCTGAAGGTAAAACAATATTTTTTATTGTTTCTCCATGTGTCATTCCAAGTCCAAAAGCTGCTTTTCTTTGAGAATCAGGAACTGATCTGATAACATCATCTGAAAGAGATGAAATAACAGGAATAATCATAATTCCCATTACAACCCCAGAAGCTAATGCTGAGTTATATGTAGCTTGAAGACCTAAAAACTCTGCACCTTTTACAACTAAAGGAGCAACTGTAATAGCTGCAAAGAATCCATAAACAACAGTTGGAATTCCAGCTAATACTTCTAAAATTGGTTTTAAATAATCTCTAACAGTTGGACTTGCATATTCACTCATATAAATAGCACTACCAAGTCCAATAGGAATTGCAACAGCAAGTGCAATTACAGTGATTACAAATGTTCCAGCAAAAATAGGTAAAGCACCAAATTGACTCCCTATAACTCCTGGTGACCAGGTAGTTCCTGTTAGAAAATACCAAAAACTTCTTAATTGGAAAAATTCTATTGCTTCAAAAAGAATTGAAAATAAAATTCCAAAAGTAGTTAAAATAGAGATTGTAGCGGCACTAATTAAAGCAAATTTAATTAGTTTTTCGTTTAGTTCTCTTTGTTTTTTTCTTGATTCAAAAGTGCTCAATACTTTAACCTTTGTATTAAATTTTTATAATTCTAAATAAAATTGATTACATAATGGTTACAGTTATAAAAAGATAGGATTTAAATTAGATGTAGAAAAATTTTATTACGAAGTTTTTATCTCTTTGTTCGCGTCAACAGATAAAAACTTGGTAATAAATTTTAATAAAGTGAAAAATAAAGAGAAGGGAAGCCATCCTCTCTTTATTTAGATTTTGATTAATGTTTTAATTGATCTATAGTTAATTTTTCGTTATTCATAACTTTAGTTCTAGCTGCATCTCTTGTTTTTTCATCTAAAGTGATTAGTCCAATTTCTCTTAAAATTCCATCTTTTCCAATCATTTTTTCAGACATAAATAAATTAGTATACTCTTTTAAAGATGGAACATCTTTGTTGTGAGCATTTTTAATATAAAAATACATAGATCTAGCAACTGGATATTTACCTTGAGAAATAGTATCAGCTGTTGGAGCTATTCCATCAATTGTAATTCCCATAACTTTATCTTTATTTTCTTCTAAGAATGAATATCCAAAAATACCAATTGCAGCA
Coding sequences within:
- the pstC gene encoding phosphate ABC transporter permease subunit PstC — its product is MSTFESRKKQRELNEKLIKFALISAATISILTTFGILFSILFEAIEFFQLRSFWYFLTGTTWSPGVIGSQFGALPIFAGTFVITVIALAVAIPIGLGSAIYMSEYASPTVRDYLKPILEVLAGIPTVVYGFFAAITVAPLVVKGAEFLGLQATYNSALASGVVMGIMIIPVISSLSDDVIRSVPDSQRKAAFGLGMTHGETIKNIVLPSAMPGIISASLLGLSKALGETMIVVMAAGLRPNLSWNPLEDMTTVTVTIVNSLVGDFEFNSPETLSAFALGLVLFIVTLVLNMISLSLIRKFKEKYKVNTL